The genomic interval TGAAACTCCCTGTGGAATAGAGATAATTCCATTACCCATACAACCAACAGAATCTGTGATGGTGAAATTATAATTACCCGGAGGGATATTGCTAAACTGACCGGTCATATTAGTGGCAAAGCCTTCTAAAGAATAAGTACGTGAACCTGCTCCACCGGTTCCTCCGGTATCAACAATCGAAAGATTTCCATAAGCCGGCTCGGCACAAAGATGCAAGTCCAAGATAGAAGTGTACCAAATCTGTGTAGAAGGGATGAACGCTCCTGATGCCGTAACCGAACAACTATTCGCGCCCGATACCGTCACAGAAAAAGCCCCTGCTGAAAAGTTATACACCGTATCATTGCTGCTTCCATTGCTCCACTGATATGTATAAGGAGGAATGCCTTGTGTTGGATTGACAGAAGCCTGTCCATTTATTTCACCATAACAAATACCTGCCCTGTATGAAAGTCCCATAATCGGGGTAGGCTTTACAAATGTACGAACGATATTGCTCCAAGCACTTTGGCAACCATTGGCATCTTGAACAATTACAATGACCTGATTTCCCTGTCCTAATTGGGTGGTTGACCAAGTGTTCGTTGCGTTCGCTTGTTGCTGAGCACCGCCGTTATAAAACAAATATTTATTTCCTCCTGCAGGGTTAGCGGTAAAAACAACCAACTCGCCACTACAAATTGTATCATTAGCAATTGAACTGGTCAATGTAGCTGCCCCGGGCAATGGGTTGGCGCGGATAGCGGCGCTGCCATTGCTAAAGCAACCTCCATTAGAACCAAATACCCGAACACTGTCATTAGAACCTAGGACCGCCTGAAACGCATCGCTGGCCGAAAGCTGCTTCAACGTATCATTTATAAAGAAGGCGTAGCCTGCATATTGAGTCCCGCCTGCGCTAAAGGTAGTCGTTACCCCTTGACAAACCGGACTTGGGAAAGCGGTCAGCGTGACGCTGCCAGTTCCTGCAAGGACATTGACTATTAAAGTTTCTACTACCGGGCCACCGCCAGTGGTGATCGTCACCTTTACGGTACGCGAACCGGGAGTTAAAAATACCGTTCCCCCGGCGGGCAATGCGCTGCTCATGGTGCTTGGATAAGAGTTCGGTCCAAAATCCCATGCATACAAGGACCCGATTAGGGTAGTAGTGGTGAACGTATCAGCACAACCTACCACAGGTGGATTAATGGATATACGGTTAATGGCTGCCTGGGTGGTGGTGCCAAATCCTATGATCAATAGAGAAAACAAAAGGGCTTTAGAAAGCATTTTCATAATTATTTTTTGCGTTGAATACGTGTTTGTAAACCAGTCCTTAAAATCGGTTGCGAATATTAGAATCCTTCGCCATTAAACAAAGAATTTGGGCAACAAATTGCTAACCATATAAACTTTTACACCCAACCGAACTCTTGCGGACTATAGCTGAATGATTATTTTCGGCGCTCTTTTAAATAAATTATGGCTGAAATAAACATTCAAAAATACACGCGTCGCGCGTCGCGCAAAAAGAAGGAATTGGGTCGCTTTTTAGTCCGTTTAGGGAAAAAGCCTTTTAAAGGCCTCTTAAAGCAGGTAAACATTGCCGAAAAAGAAACCTGGAAAGAAATCAACTGCATGGAGTGTGCCAACTGTTGCAAGAAGATGACTCCCACCTATAACCGCAAGGATATATTGCGCATTGCCAAACACTTCAAAATGACTTATAAGCAGTTTTTTGATAAATGGCTGATCATTGACAAAAACAAAGATATTATCAACCAAAGCATTCCCTGCCAATTTCTGGGCAAGGACAACCTGTGCACCATATACGATATCCGCCCTTTAGATTGTGCAGATTTTCCACACTTCAACCGCAGAGATTTCCGCTATCAGGCTGCCGAAAAAACCTATACCCAAAATATGGTTTACTGTCCCGCTACCCTCGTGCTGGTTGAAAAACTGAAAGAACAAATCGAAGCAGATTTATAAACCTCCAAACAATAAACACAGCAGATGAAATACTATAACAACATTATCGAAACCATCGGAAACACTCCTTTGGTTAAATTGAATAAGCTCACTAAAGATATTCCCGGTCTGTTTCTGGCCAAGGTGGAATATTTCAACCCCGGAAACTCCATTAAAGACCGTATCGGTTTGAAAATGATACTCGATGCCGAGCGCGACGGAAAACTAAAGCCCGGCGGAACCATCATTGAATGTACCTCCGGCAACACCGGTATGGGGCTGGCGCTCACCTCCGTAGTGAAAGGATATAAGTGCATCTTCACCACCACCGAAAAACAATCCAAACAGAAACTCGACATACTTCGCGCCTTGGGTGCCGAAGTCATCGTTTGTCCTACGAATGTAGAACCCGACGATCCGCGCTCTTACTATTCTATCGCCAAAAGATTGGCCAAAGAAATTCCCAATTCATATCACATGAATCAATACGACAACCTCAGCAACCGCGCCGCGCATTATGAAAGCACCGGTCCTGAAATATGGGAACAAACCGAAGGAAAGGTAACTCACTACATCACGACCATCGGCACCGGAGGAACCGTTATGGGTGTGGCCATGTATTTAAAAGAGAAGAACCCTAATATTAAAGTTTGGGGCATTGATGCCTATGGTTCTTTGCTCAAGAAATTTCACGACACCGGCGAACTGGATATGAATGAAGTATATCCCTACTTTGCCGAGGGCATTGGCGAAGACTTCATCCCGGCTAACTACGACATGAAATTTATTGACCACATCGAACAGGTGACGGACAAAGACGGAGCCATCATGGCGCGGAAATTAGCCAAGGAAGAAGGTCTCTTCTGTGGCTACAGCGCCGGAACTGTGATGCAGGGGCTGATGCAGATGAAAGATAAATTCAAGAAAGATGATGTAGTCGTTGTTATCCTTCACGACCACGGCAGCCGCTATGTGGCCAAGATATATAACGACAGTTGGATGAAAGAGCGCGGCTTCCTCACCAACGAAGTGCTGACCGCCAAGACCATCATAGAGCGCAAACAAATTCGCGACATTATTTGTGCCGAACCAAAAGAAACCGTAGCGGCTGTTTTCCAGAAGATGAAAGAAATGCACATCACCCAACTACCGGTGATGGAAGGCAACAAAAACTTAGGCAGCATCACCGAACACCAGATTCTGCGCCTCTTGATAGAAGACGCTGCCCATAAAGAAGACGAAGTAGGCAAAGTGATGGGCAAGCCCTTTCCACTGGTTGACCTCAGTTTAACAGCTCCAGAAATCTCTAAACTCATATCAAAAGATAATACCGCCGTGTTGGTGCTTGCCAACTCCGGTGCCTTGCACATCATTACCGAGTTTGATTTGATAGAAGCAATGGCTTGATGAATGTTGAATTATGAGTGCTGAATGTTGAATCTCCTTCCTGCATTTCTACGAAAGGCTTTGTATTAACAAGGGGTCATGACACAAAGTTACAACAAGGGGTCCACTGACCCCTTGCTATAAGGAAGCTTCTGATGGAGTTTGGTAAAATTTACGACGTCGTTACCGTGATAGGGTCGCAAACAAGACTGGCGCCGAAATCATTCACGGCATACACACTGACAGTGTATTTGAATTGAGACGTGAAGCCTGAAAGCGTCGTCTTGCGATGGGTATCGGTTTTGAAGGCTACAATTTCCGCCGCTACTGCGGTGGGTGTTCGTTTTACCAAGCACCTTTGGATGGTTAGTGATAACACTGGCCCGGACGCAAAGCGTATTTGCACAGGCGCTGTGCAAATGTGCATGACCTCTTTGCAAACTTGCATCACCCTTTTGCAAACGTGCATGGCTGCTTTGCAAATTTGCATCACCCTTTTTCATATTTGCTTGCCCTCTTTGCAAACTTGCATGAGTCTTTTGCAAACTTGCTTGCCTTCTTTGCAAACTTGCTTGCCCTCCATGCAAACTTGCATGAGCCTTTTGCAAATTTGCATGGCCTCTGTGCAAATTTGCTTTTGAGGCCGGAATGGATAAAGAAGGCTGATTTGGGTTCATTTTGAGGCTTTTTTGGGCTTTTTACCACTTTTCAAAAACATAAGCAAACCTAAGCCCCGAAGCATTACCCAAAAATGGGGAATTGTCATAATAGTGTCATTTTTTTGGGGGGTAGGCGCGATTCCATCCCTCAAAGGGATGGAATCGCTGAAAGAAGTTATACTTTCAAACCTTAAAATTCATTTCATATAAAACCAAATCCTATGAAACACATTTACCTGCTGCTCTTCTCCCTTTTAGCTTTTACATCTGCTCAAAGCCTTTCGGTGACTATCACTGCGGATAAAACGGTGGCTTGTCCCGGTGGTTCGGTAAATCTTTCGGCAACCGTAACCGAGCTTCGCAACCAGATTCACTTTTGGTTTATGAATGGAGTTATACGGGCAATGGTTCTTTGTCAAACAGCGATAATGATTCTACCATCTTTACTATGCCCGATTCGGGAGATGTAACTATTCAGGTGAAAGTGGTGGATGGAAATGATAGCACGACGAATGAGATTATGTTGAAGAGTGCGTGGTTGAAAGTGAATCTCATTTCTCAAGCGGATTCCCTTGATTGCAATAGTAACGCTCTGCTTATTGCCTATACTTCTGGCTCCACCTGGGGACAGCAGGGTAAATTTTATCACTGGTACGGATATGGCGATAGCGATAGCGCTTCTTTTATCACTATCAGCCAAGCAGGAATATATTATGTGAAAGTGGAGAATAGTTCTGGTTGTCTCGCATCAGACACAGTGGAAATCAAATATCGAGATGGAGTAAGTAACCACGTTGATTTTGACATCCCTTATCCGGTCTGCCAGAATTGTACTGTTACTTTCACTAACACTTCAGAAAAACAAGGAGGGGTGTGGAAAACAGAATGGGAGCTACCCGGTTGCGCGGTGGAACCTTGGTATTGTCCAGCAAATCCCTTTACCGCCATAAATCCTGGAGGCTATTCTGTCAGACTTACGATGGATAGCGCAGGCTGTAGGTTTTCTATAACTAAAGTCATTACGGTGTTACCCGAAACCAGCCCATATTGTACTTATCCTAATGGATGCACTGTGGGTATCGAAGAAGACCCAGCAGATAGACTCATTCAGATTTCTCCCAATCCCAACGCAGGACGAGTCAGCATTCACCTTCAAGATATTCCGCTGCCTGTTCGGGCGGAACTGTATGATTTGTTGGGAAGAAAGATGAATATCTTTCAGATTACGCAGTCTGTTCAGGAACTGGATTTATCTTTGGTGGAAGACGGGATTTATTTTCTCTTGTTCCATCAAAACGAAAGGACGGTGTTGAAACGAGTGGTGATTAGTAGGTAAAGGGTTGAGTCTATAATCTTTAATGGGAATGATAAACTACAAAAGTTTTAGAAACTTTTGTAGTCTATTCAGCAGCGATGAGTTTGGAATGTTGAATGTTCAATGACAATATCATTGCTTTGATTAATTCCGTTTTCAATCGAGGTATTCATATCTTTCACTCAAATACACATTATTCACAGCTTCAGGTTTTGAGGAACAGAAAGGCTTACTATTTTTGTGTGCATCAATATTTAACCAAAAACAAGTTTAAAGAACATGAAAAATTTACTTACCGTCCTGTTTCTATGCATTTATGCCCTTACCAAAGCACAGTCTGGCGACATCACCGTGCCGTATAATACGATGGTAAGCATTATCCTTTCTGAAGAATTGAAAGAAGGAAAGAATAAAGTGGGTACCCCGCCAAGTTTGTTGTGGCTGAAGATGTGAAAGTGAACGACGAAGTGGCTATTGCAAAAAATGCACCTGTTACCGGAACGGTTACTATTTCAAAGAGGGGTGAATTGAGAGTGGAGATGGTTGATGTGACCGCCGTGGACGGAAGCCGCCTGAAACTGGCTGATTGTTGGTCTTTTACTACCGCAGCTCAAAATCAAAAATCAAGAGGCGCGATGTTTGTAAAGGGCTTTAGAAAGAATTGCTATACGCCTGAGAAATATATAGTAAAGAAATCAGCCGGCAAATTCTAAAGATGGGTCGAAGATCGTCGCAATAAATCAAAATCGCATTTCTGCGAACCGCCATCACGAAGGCGATAACTTATAACCAAAACAAATCAAAATGAAACTAAAAACCATAATACTGTCTGGCCTGATGTCGTTGGCCTGTTTTTCTATGCTTCACGCACAACAGGCACAATATGATCTGGCGGTCGTAGGTTATTTTTATGATACGCCGAAGCCGCAAATAGTCATTTCTATGAATGGCGAAAAGTTTGAGCAGGCAGATGTGGAAAGAGAGGAATTGCAGAATGCGCGTTGGGGTATTAATTTGAATCCACTGATTAAACGAGTGAACAAGCTTCAAAGCGAAGGTTGGGAAGTGGTAGGAGGATTGAGTACCAGTGGATTGCCGGCTATCTCCATGTTTTATTATAGTCTGCGGAAGAAGAAGTAGGTATAAATACTTCGATATGGATATAAAACAGAAAAGCCGCTTCAGAGAAGCGGCTTTTCTGTTTTGAATATTGGAATAAGGTTTATTTCTTCTTTCCTTTTTTAGCATCACCAGTCGTAGCAAAACAGAACGAAACATTTGAGCCGCGAACGACTAAAGCCCATTCAGTTCCTTCGGTAAGTGGAGTGCTTGGAACAAATTTGTAAACACCTGGAGAAACCTTAGTGTACTCCACAGCAATATCGTCTCTTTGAACAGATTTGCCTTTACCGCCAAAAGCGCCCGCCATAGCAGCAGCAGATTGTGCTAATTCTACTTCGCGGGTATCCTTAGCTACCATTACTTTGGTCAAATAAAGAATACCTTCTGGATCTGTTTCAGCATCATTTAGTTTGATGATGAACTGTGCATCACTCGGATCAATCTTGACAGGAGAGTGTCCGCCTAACAAGTTGAGGAAAGTAACGACACTGGCACCATAACTAAAGCCTTTGGTTTTGGATTTTATTTCCATCGTAGGCTTTTCTAGTTTGCTGAGGGAACCATCCTTCTTAATCAGCATGGGGCTCATTTTGAAGTCAGGAATCTGAACGTCTTGTGCGAACACAAATGCGGACGATAATATCACCGCAAGGAAAATGCTAATTGTCTTTTTCATATTGTTTGTTTTTGGTTTCGGCAAATGTAGAAAAGAAACTAAAATAGAACCAAGGAAACAGGATGATTTTTGAAAGGTAAACTTCTCTTGATTCTATCCCTGTATTTTCTTAATCAAACCGGTCAGTACATTGCCCGGTCCAATCTCGACAAATTCAGTTGCACCGTCTGCCAGCATTTGGCGCACTGACTGTGTCCAACGAACAGGCGCGGTGAGTTGAGCAATCAAGTTCAATTTGATTTGAGTCGCATCGGTTTCTGCTTTGGCCGTTGCGTTCTGGTAGATAGGGCAGGAGGGTTGGTTGAAATTGGATTGATGGATGGCCTCGGCCAGTTCCTGTCGGGCAGGTTCCATCAAGGGCGAATGGAAAGCTCCGCCAACTGGCAGTGTAATCACTCTTTTCACTCCGGCGGCTTTCAGTTTTTCCGAAGCCAGTTCAATTCCTTTCACCGTGCCGGAAATAACCAACTGTCCCGGTGAGTTATAGTTGGCAGGCACTACTATTTCATCAGAAATTTCTTTACAGATATTTTCAACCTGCTCCTCGCTGGCATAACCAATCACCGCAGCCATGGTGGAAGGCTGCAACTCACAGGCCTTTTGCATGGCTCGCGCCCGAATGGAGACCAACTTCAATCCGTCCTCAAAACCTAAAGTTTTGTTTGCCACCAAAGCAGAGAACTCGCCCAAAGAATGACCGGCTACCATATCCGGCTGGAAGTTTTGCATCAATGCAGCTGCTATCACCGAATGGATAAAAACGGCGGGTTGGGTTACTTTGGTTTGTTTCAATTCTTCATCCGTTCCCTCAAACATGATTTTTGAGATAGGGAATCCGAGTAGCTCATCGGCGGTGGCAAACATTTTTTGCCGTTTCAGATTGATCAAATAAATCTTTTCCCATTCCGGTAAACTGGGAGCCTTGTCCGGGGAATATGTATGCTTTCATGGTGTTAGGTTAATGGTTGGCAGATGGCGGTTAGCAGATGGCAAAGCGGTTAACTGCTAGCTTAACTTCGTCGAAATCAAATTGATAAACTCGCTTCTTGTGGAATGATTTTCAAACTCTCCGGTGAATGCGGAAGTAGTAGTAGTGGAGTTTTGTTTCTCCACTCCGCGAATCATCATGCAAAGATGTTTGGCTTCCACAACTACTGCTACCCCTAATGGTTGAAGAGCTTCCTGCACGCAGTTTCTTATTTGGCAAGTGAGTCTTTCCTGCACTTGTAGGCGACGAGAAAACACGTCAACTACTCTGGCCAGTTTACTTAATCCGACAATTTTTCCATTGGGGATATATGCGATGTGAGCGCGGCCATAGAAGGGGAGGAGGTGATGCTCGCAAAGAGAGAATAGTTCAATGTCTTTCACGATAATCATCTCGCTATGATGCTCGTCAAAGATGGCTGACTTTAATATTTCTATGGCGTCTAACTGATAACCCTGCGTCATAAAGTGCATGGCTTTGGCAATGCGCTCCGGGGTGCGCGCGAGTCCTTCGCGGTTGGGGTCTTCTCCCAGCGTTTTAATGATTTCACTGTAGTTCTTTTTCAGCAACTCTAGCGATTGCTGATCATAGGTTTCTGTTTTCTGATATTTTTTCATGATAAAGGTTTTTGGTTTGGCCTTTAGCGCTTCACAGAAATGAAAAAAGCCAAGTCAATCTATTGTATTTACTGCTAACGGTCATCTGCGAGCCGTTAACTATTTTTCTCCGTAATATTCGACATAGATATTTTCTGTCTCGGTCAATTTGATACAGTGTAGCTTGCATCCTTTCAGTTGAGGTTCTATCCATCTCCAAATCAGTCGAACTACGTTTTCGATGCTGGGCATTTGGTCTTTCAATTCAGGTACATCCAAGTTGAAATTCTTGTGGTCTAACTTGTCAATCACTTCCTTTTTCAGAATTTTGCTGAGATCATGTGCATTGATTACAAAGCCGGTGTCGGGATCCGGTTCGCCTTTCACGGTTACAAATAAATCGTAGTTATGGCCGTGCCAATTTTTATTGGCACACTTTCCAAAGACTTTCCGGTTTTGTTCCTCATCCCACTTGGGCTGGTAGAGACGGTGCGCGCCGTTGAAATGCTCTCTTCTTGTGAGGTAAACCATATCCGGTTATTTCGAGTAAATTTCTTTAGATAGTTCGTTGACGGATCCAGTTGCTTTCTCCAATAGTTGAAGACTTCTCTTCTTTTCCATTTGCCCGCACGGTCCTTGCTTTATCGTTATAGTAGTGTCCGGCAATGAGTGCTGCAATTTCTGCTTCGTCTGGGGATTGTTCTTTCAAAAGTTCTGGGCGGAAATGCTTTTCCACAAAATTGGTGTCAAAAGTTCCGTTGATAAAATCAGGGTGTCGTAAAACAAATTTTCCAAAGTTCAGCGTATTCTTTACTCCGGCAATTTTAAAGTCATCAATCGCTCTTACTAATCTTGCCATCGCTTCATTCCTGTCTCTTCCATAACTGACTAATTTGGCAAGCATAGGGTCATAGTATATAGGAATATCCATACCCTGCTCGTAACCATCATCTACGCGAATGCCCGGGCCTTCGGGCTTGCGATACTCCACCAATCTGCCAATATCCGGTAAGAAATTATTAATCGGATCTTCTGCATAAACCCGTAATTCTACTGCATGTCCACGTATAGAAAGGTCATCTTGTGAATAGGATAGCTTTTCACCCCGGGCCACCTTGATTTGTTCTTTCACCAAATCCAATCCGGTTATCATTTCCGTTACCGGATGCTCTACCTGAAGGCGGGTATTCATTTCAAGGAAATAAAAATTCAATTGATCGTCCACTAGAAATTCAACCGTTCCAGCTCCGATATAATCACAGGAACGAGCCACTCCTACTGCCGCTTCGCCAATCGCTTTTCTTTTTTCCGGCGTTAGGCAGGAACTAGGAGCTTCTTCCACTACCTTTTGGTGACGACGCTGCACGGAACATTCTCTTTCAAAAAG from Bacteroidota bacterium carries:
- a CDS encoding gliding motility-associated C-terminal domain-containing protein, with the translated sequence MKMLSKALLFSLLIIGFGTTTQAAINRISINPPVVGCADTFTTTTLIGSLYAWDFGPNSYPSTMSSALPAGGTVFLTPGSRTVKVTITTGGGPVVETLIVNVLAGTGSVTLTAFPSPVCQGVTTTFSAGGTQYAGYAFFINDTLKQLSASDAFQAVLGSNDSVRVFGSNGGCFSNGSAAIRANPLPGAATLTSSIANDTICSGELVVFTANPAGGNKYLFYNGGAQQQANATNTWSTTQLGQGNQVIVIVQDANGCQSAWSNIVRTFVKPTPIMGLSYRAGICYGEINGQASVNPTQGIPPYTYQWSNGSSNDTVYNFSAGAFSVTVSGANSCSVTASGAFIPSTQIWYTSILDLHLCAEPAYGNLSIVDTGGTGGAGSRTYSLEGFATNMTGQFSNIPPGNYNFTITDSVGCMGNGIISIPQGVSNAEFNVRVEPASCNGNDGGIIITPADPQSGVFQFALNGGGFQFDTAFRNLSGGDYTINIKNLVFGCTYTESATVPQPDQISVNASPDSIIGGPGETHQVTLTVSGTEAPSYNWSPVEGLSCTDCANPIITTSVNTVYYVTVSEGESGNCDGYDSIVVIIAGEFDMPNAFAPGGNMAQNKTFGPVSNGTVNINTFRIYNRWGQLVHNANTFWDGKFGSKDQPVGTYVYYIELEVPDANSPGGSKIEKRNGNVTLVR
- a CDS encoding YkgJ family cysteine cluster protein, which gives rise to MAEINIQKYTRRASRKKKELGRFLVRLGKKPFKGLLKQVNIAEKETWKEINCMECANCCKKMTPTYNRKDILRIAKHFKMTYKQFFDKWLIIDKNKDIINQSIPCQFLGKDNLCTIYDIRPLDCADFPHFNRRDFRYQAAEKTYTQNMVYCPATLVLVEKLKEQIEADL
- a CDS encoding pyridoxal-phosphate dependent enzyme, with translation MKYYNNIIETIGNTPLVKLNKLTKDIPGLFLAKVEYFNPGNSIKDRIGLKMILDAERDGKLKPGGTIIECTSGNTGMGLALTSVVKGYKCIFTTTEKQSKQKLDILRALGAEVIVCPTNVEPDDPRSYYSIAKRLAKEIPNSYHMNQYDNLSNRAAHYESTGPEIWEQTEGKVTHYITTIGTGGTVMGVAMYLKEKNPNIKVWGIDAYGSLLKKFHDTGELDMNEVYPYFAEGIGEDFIPANYDMKFIDHIEQVTDKDGAIMARKLAKEEGLFCGYSAGTVMQGLMQMKDKFKKDDVVVVILHDHGSRYVAKIYNDSWMKERGFLTNEVLTAKTIIERKQIRDIICAEPKETVAAVFQKMKEMHITQLPVMEGNKNLGSITEHQILRLLIEDAAHKEDEVGKVMGKPFPLVDLSLTAPEISKLISKDNTAVLVLANSGALHIITEFDLIEAMA
- a CDS encoding fibronectin type III domain-containing protein — its product is MMQICKAAMHVCKRVMQVCKEVMHICTAPVQIRFASGPVLSLTIQRCLVKRTPTAVAAEIVAFKTDTHRKTTLSGFTSQFKYTVSVYAVNDFGASLVCDPITVTTS
- a CDS encoding T9SS type A sorting domain-containing protein; the protein is MPDSGDVTIQVKVVDGNDSTTNEIMLKSAWLKVNLISQADSLDCNSNALLIAYTSGSTWGQQGKFYHWYGYGDSDSASFITISQAGIYYVKVENSSGCLASDTVEIKYRDGVSNHVDFDIPYPVCQNCTVTFTNTSEKQGGVWKTEWELPGCAVEPWYCPANPFTAINPGGYSVRLTMDSAGCRFSITKVITVLPETSPYCTYPNGCTVGIEEDPADRLIQISPNPNAGRVSIHLQDIPLPVRAELYDLLGRKMNIFQITQSVQELDLSLVEDGIYFLLFHQNERTVLKRVVISR
- the folE gene encoding GTP cyclohydrolase I FolE, which produces MKKYQKTETYDQQSLELLKKNYSEIIKTLGEDPNREGLARTPERIAKAMHFMTQGYQLDAIEILKSAIFDEHHSEMIIVKDIELFSLCEHHLLPFYGRAHIAYIPNGKIVGLSKLARVVDVFSRRLQVQERLTCQIRNCVQEALQPLGVAVVVEAKHLCMMIRGVEKQNSTTTTSAFTGEFENHSTRSEFINLISTKLS
- a CDS encoding 6-carboxytetrahydropterin synthase yields the protein MVYLTRREHFNGAHRLYQPKWDEEQNRKVFGKCANKNWHGHNYDLFVTVKGEPDPDTGFVINAHDLSKILKKEVIDKLDHKNFNLDVPELKDQMPSIENVVRLIWRWIEPQLKGCKLHCIKLTETENIYVEYYGEK
- the accC gene encoding acetyl-CoA carboxylase biotin carboxylase subunit, with the protein product MKKILVANRGEIALRVMKSAKEMGIKTVAVFSEADRSSPHVRYADEAVCIGPAPSKESYLKGIKIVEVARELGVDGIHPGYGFLSENAYFARLVDDSGITFIGPTPEAMEMMGSKLAAKVAAKRFNIPMVPGSEGAITSVQQAQLLGEKIGYPILIKASAGGGGKGMRVVRSSEELEEQMQRAKSEAQNAFGDGSVFIEKYIASPKHIEVQVLGDTHGNIVHLFERECSVQRRHQKVVEEAPSSCLTPEKRKAIGEAAVGVARSCDYIGAGTVEFLVDDQLNFYFLEMNTRLQVEHPVTEMITGLDLVKEQIKVARGEKLSYSQDDLSIRGHAVELRVYAEDPINNFLPDIGRLVEYRKPEGPGIRVDDGYEQGMDIPIYYDPMLAKLVSYGRDRNEAMARLVRAIDDFKIAGVKNTLNFGKFVLRHPDFINGTFDTNFVEKHFRPELLKEQSPDEAEIAALIAGHYYNDKARTVRANGKEEKSSTIGESNWIRQRTI